The Kitasatospora sp. NBC_00374 genome has a segment encoding these proteins:
- a CDS encoding copper chaperone PCu(A)C, producing the protein MSRVFRHSALAGAGLSLVLAAGAIVVACGSGDTAGAAAGGGAGGADARGGPGAKLVVSDPYIPVPAVAGGMGAGYLTVRNDGGDADQLLSVSSPAADSVTLHRSSETTMQEVGSLPVPAHGTLLLARGGTHLMIMGWQRPPTVGDELELDLTFAKSGTISVKVPVKPLTYRPGS; encoded by the coding sequence GTGAGCCGGGTCTTCCGCCACAGCGCGCTGGCCGGCGCGGGGCTCTCCCTCGTCCTGGCGGCCGGCGCGATCGTGGTCGCCTGCGGCTCCGGGGACACGGCCGGCGCGGCCGCCGGGGGCGGCGCGGGCGGCGCCGACGCGAGGGGCGGCCCCGGGGCGAAGCTGGTCGTCTCCGACCCGTACATCCCGGTGCCCGCCGTCGCCGGCGGGATGGGGGCCGGGTACCTGACCGTCCGCAACGACGGCGGGGACGCCGACCAGCTGCTCAGCGTGTCCAGCCCCGCCGCCGACTCCGTCACCCTGCACCGGTCCTCCGAGACCACCATGCAGGAGGTCGGCAGTCTCCCGGTGCCCGCCCACGGCACGCTCCTGCTCGCCCGGGGCGGCACCCACCTGATGATCATGGGCTGGCAGCGGCCGCCCACGGTCGGCGACGAACTCGAACTCGACCTCACCTTCGCCAAGAGCGGCACGATCTCGGTCAAGGTGCCGGTCAAGCCGCTGACCTACCGCCCGGGGAGCTAG